The sequence TAGACGTTGCTTGAATAATTTTGATTTGATGACCCTGACTAGTGTGGTACTAGCATTTGTTGCGATCAACGGATTTTGGTATCGATACATAGGCATTGTTTGAATAAAATTTATATCTCTGGATGATCCGACGATGCAAAAAGGCCACACAAAGAACAATGCTGTCCAAACTTTCAGGTTGCTTACTCTCCTGAGGCAAAACCGAAGTGAGGTGGGTGGTCTAAACCGATCAAGGGATATGTGAAATTGAATGCTGAAGCCGCTTTCGACTCTGATTTTCTTCAAGGTGCAATTGGTGCAATTCTGAGAGATGATAGAGGTACCTTCATAGCAACGATGAATGAGAAGCTTGATGTTTGTGTGGATGCTTTTATGGCAGAACCTATGGCGTTGCGATTTGGTTTGAATCTACCTCAATCAGTCGGGGTAAGCGAATGATATCAACTCTGATAATGCCGATGTAATCACAACTATGCATGAAGGAGGTCCGTTTGCTGGTCTTGCGGCAGCTGTCTTTGAAGACTGTTATCACATGTCCCGAGTTTTTCTCATGTAATCTATGAACATTGCCCTAGAGAAGCTAATCTAATAGCCCATGAATTAGCTAGATTTTCCAATCTTGAAACTTGGTTAGATGAGCCCCCTGCGGCTATTATCAGTGATGTAACTATTGTGACCAATGAATAATGAGGGATTTGAATGTTAAAAAAAGAGAACAATGTTGTGTGTGCGACAAAATTTTTGCCACACAATTGACTCATTCTTTCCCAATCTCTAAAAAAGGGGCACTCGGACGGCAGCGGCAGGGCTATCCTTTTTTTTGAGCTTGGAACACTACAGTTCTACTGATTACTCAGGCACAAGGAGATCGCTGGCCACCAACAAGCTTCCATCCGCTGGCACTCAACAAAGGGAAACAAGTAACAAGGTAGGGTTCTTACCAAATCCCAAAGAGAGACGAGGGCTTGATGATCTATGATGAGATCCTTCTCCCAAGATGCAGGTCTTGTGATATTGAGAGATCCTTCTCCCAAGATGAAGGTCTTGTTCCTCTAGGAGGTACATGGAGCAAAGATCTCTCAATTTAGTCTAATATGCTTTGCTAACCCTATTCCTGAGCTAGGAGAGGAGAACTTATAGTCTAGGGGGCGAGAGAGGAATACAAGGGTCGTGGCCCTACACTCTACGCACAGGCATGCCGGTAGTACCGGGATGATGGAGGTAGTACCGCTGGGCAGTACTACCGTGGTCAGGGCCGATAGTAACGACCACATGGCAGTTGTTCGCGTTGGAGCCGTCGGCCAGTAGTACCGGTGTTAGGGCCGTAAGTACTGCTAATTCAAGGATATGTGGTAGTTCCTTGCCAGCGCTAGTGAAGTGTCGCTTCCAAGTCAGAGGTTCTAGTGGTCGGACGGTAGTGGAGTGGTAGAAGGCGTGGAAGTTTCGATGGCGCCGAGGCAAGTAGTATGGGACAGGGGGGCGACAATACTGCTTGCGgcaagggtggtagtaccgctcggaggGTCGATAGTACTGCCTGCTTCAAGACTTggctccttctcttcttcctctcggtATTCCTCTTCCTCCATGGCTTGGCCTTGCTCCCTAGCTTCTCCATGGTCTTTtccgtgtactccctccgttccgaattactcgtcatggttttagttcaaatttaaataaaagcacgacgagtaatttggaacggagtaCTTGAGTATGCACAAGGTCTTCGCTTTAGGTAGTAGTCATGTCTCAAGTCAAGTGGACGCTAGTTCAAAGAGGAGCGACTTAAACTCTTCTTGTATGGCGCTTGCACGTGCTCTAATCATTGGCCCATCTGGAGATTGGGGTGTTGGTGTAGAATCCATGGGGAATGGTACTTCAATTTCACTGCAGGGCCAGTACTACTGCGCCTGATAATTCCAGCCTCGGCTGATTCACCGTTTTGGCCATAACTTCTTCATCTGCACTACCGATTTGAGCGTTCTTGGGCTCGTTTGAATATATCAATGTGCCCGAGGCTCTTGCATAGGTATCCACATCATTTGACAAAACAAATTTGGAGGTTTTTCATCGACACTGGAACCCCTCCACCCACCATCACACTTGTGTCACCAATTCATCACCAACGCTTCCCCAGAGTGACCATTGGGTACCATCTATATAAAAAACCACCAAGGGAAGATTGTAGCTCTCCATCGACTACATAAAACAATGAATCTCGACATCGATGATGACTATCCATCATTTGACTCCAATAACCAGAAGCAAGGCTGGTTACCCTCGACTACGTGAAAGGTTAAGTGTGATGAAGGTATCCATCCCATCACACTCGTTTCCTTCCTTGCCATTAACTTTGATAGCCCCACCGTTCTTTGTGTACATCTTCATACCTATTGAGACTAGCTATTCAAGTATTGCCGGGCTTCGTGAAAATTTGAGCACCTTAGTGATAGCGATAACATCATTGGTGTGATAGCTTACTCATGTGCATATCTTATGATACTTGCCTTGGTTGAGACTCAATAAGAATAGTGGAAAGGATGAGAAAgtgaaaaaaaacaagaaaaaagaaagaTCAAAGCTTATAAGCAAAGAGTGAGCATCAAAAGATATACATAGGATATTTGGAAAGGAAACGTTATGCTTGCATGTATAGGTTGGTGCCAAGTAGCAAATCGTGCCCACAAGTGCAATATAACTAGCGTCTCTCCTAGTGTTTGTGCAACACAAGCTTAGTCTTTGTTAGGCAATTTTGTATTGCTCATTACTCCTACAAAGGATGCTGGAGTACCCGCCTCCTGAGGGCGTCCGCTGGCAAGAGTGCCCTTCGTGCAGTCCATTGTGTGATGGTGGGCCGCGGGTGCCTCCTTGGGGCTCTCCGCGTCGTACATTGTTCGGTGGTGTGCCACGGGTGCCTCTCAGGGGCTCTCTGTGCCATCTGATCTGTTCGGGCGGCGTACCCCTGATGATGTGCCTCAGGGGTCCATGACGGGTGCCCACAGGGGCACCCTGGGCCATTGTCAAGTTGTGGGTTCAGCCGCGCTCGCGTGCGACGTCCCACACACGATTGGGAGGCCGGTGCAAACACAAATCTCTTTGAGATGTCAATTATGCACTTCAGTCTTTTTTTTTACTTATGAGCCAATTGCTATGCGATTCAAAAGTCCAAAGTTAAACATAGGTGGAAACTGAAAGATTGATTGGTGCGTTGATGTTCTCACAGCAGAAGCTTGGGCTCTAGGGTTTGGCTTGTCTCTTGCACAAAGAGCGGGTTGCAATCGGCTTGTTATTAACTCTGATAATACTGATGTCATTGATACAGTGAAGAATGGTGGATGGTCTGCAGGAACGGCAAGGACAGTTTTTGAGGATTGTTATTTTCTGGCTTGTGATTTTCCTCTCACTAGTTTTGAACATCGTTATAGAGAAGCGAATAAGGTTGCCCATGAACTTGTTAGATTAGCTAAATTTTCCACAACTAGTGATTGGTTTCAGGAGACATTGGAGGATATTGTACCTCTTCTTATAGATGATGTAACAGTTATTTGCAATTAATGAAGTGTGTTATTTTGAAAAAACATATGTCATGTCAAAATTTCTAATGGCTAGGTTTGAATTCATCAAGGGATGGGCATATGGGTTGTGATTTGTGAAATGTTCATATGTAATTTTATCATCCTAGGTTGAATTCTTCCTCATTTTGCACAAAGCAACACTCAATCCTCCGCATTTTGTTGCCAAAATTAAAAATTCCTCCCGTTTTTAGGCATGCACAAATGCAAAGGTGTGCATACACCATTTATACCCCCCCTGTTGGTGAACTATTCACCTTCACGGAGAGCAACTTCCTGGTTCGTGAACTACAACAGTTTCCTGCTAATGACATGAAAGCTAGAAATGGCCCTTTCAAAAAAGATAAGAAGAAAATGACATAGACATGATAGAGAGACAGAAGGTGAGATCACATCTTCATATTCTAGATACACATTGAAGCTATCACAATGCATTGTCACAAAGCATTCTATAATAGCACAACACATTCTTCAGGTTCCGTGCATAGAAGCTAGCAAGTTAGCACAATACATTTTTAGGTTCCACCTACAGGTAGCCAGCACAACAGATTGTCATACGAATCTAACAATTAGGGAAATAGAAAAGTTGATAGAAAGTAGCATGCACATCCAAGCGACCAGCCCTACTCCACCCcacctctcctcgccgccgccagaggCGGTCTCCGGGCAAGTCCGGGGCGCCgccaaggaaggtggcggcggggcaagTTGCTGCTCTGCTTCCGCGGGGGCGTTCggatctggggcggcggcccctctGGTGAGGCACCACCGGCTTAGCGGCGGGCGGTGGTGCGGGCGTTTGGTTCCGGCGTTCTTGGTCGCGCGGGCGGCGGAATCTCGGAGGACGAGGGCGACGGCGCCAGATCTGGCGCCCCTCCTCCCTGTACGGCGTGTTCTCCCCCATCCGGCCCGCCCGTGTTCCATGGGACGCCGGCGCTGGTGGTGCTAGTGGTGGGGAATCCAGTCCGGGCGAAAGCCATGGCCGACCATGCTCGGCTGCGTcgacggcgacgcctgagggcgccgtgtccctccttggaggcgtctgACAGGTCTGATCCCCccactcccccttcccctagttctCCCGGGCGAAAGCTCCaactttgttgggcggcggcggcgccatcggcgtcgtatccttcttgaaggcgccgtttAGGGAGCTTGGTGGTCGGTGGGCGCTGTTGGGGTgcggggggtggcggcggtggTACCCTCCTCGTCCTAGCTCTTGCTTTCCATCGCCATTGTATCTTTCCGCTCTGCAAGGTGGTGGCGCTGTCTAGAGGACGGCGAcgttggtggagcggtgcttcatctttcacATTGATgatggcggatctcggcggcatggtgctgtggagactcggcatctgatgcgcggagatggactcgtgcaggaggaggaagctgtctggcgtcatggggaCGTCGATGGCAGactggccagacaaggtagaagcctcaatttgatctgaagacggacctgtggaagatggcggcgacgacacacgagtgcgtctgaccggattgcgccccagacccagtatgtggctcggctggggttaccgaatgagtttcggcttccggcttttgatgttaggcttaggtgagtggtttgggtagtggcccagctagcaccccctcatcatattggataggagtagcggcacatgttgccaagatgatggattcagacacattgttgtaatactttgtatggttatcgagaataatcaataaagtggccgtatgcatctcccagatgcagaggccgggggtcatcctccttttctaaaaaaaaaaaaaaaacatccaAGCGAAACACAAGTAGAAGGAGCAATGACCATATTAATCTTGAGCTACTACGACGATGCAATGTGCATTGCATTCTAGTTCCGGAGGTCCTTGAGATGGCAACGAATCAATGGAGGCACATCAGGTTGCGTAGCTGCCGTCTAGCCTGCGCACCTCCACCTTGAGCACATGGTGGTCGCCGCCGTCGTCCCCGGGGAGGGCTCGGAAGAAGCAGGTCTCGCCCGCGCGGAGGCGGTTGTCGACGCGGAACTGGTCCCACCCGTACCGGAGGGACGTGCGGGGCCTGCCGGTGGGCGTGAGGCCGTGCTTGAGGTTGACGGCCCACGACTCGCCCCCCATCCGCAGCAGCACCTTCTTCTTCTCGGTGTACCGGTGCACAACGCCGAACTCCATCGGCACGTTCTGCGTCGGAGGCGGAGGCGGAAGGAGTTTGTTAGAAGAAGGAAAGTGCGCGCGCATGTGATCGAGTAGAGTGAAGAGACGCTCTCACCAGGTACTGCCCATTCTGCTTCACAAAGTGGCATTTCTTGAGCTCGACGACGAACTGCGGCGTCGGCGTGTGCGGCGCCGGCGCGTCGACGGTGTTGATGTccatttcctccgactcggagctgCCGCCGACGGTGTTGGTGTCCGTTTCCTCCGAgtctgagctgctgctgctgctgctgcttgacAAAGTAATTGGTGTTTTAGTAACTTGAGTCCTCGGCCGCAGCCTTCTCCCCCATGCCCCCTGTTCTGTGTCTTTTACTGCCCCGTCGCTGCTTCTTTCGCCCTTGGCTGGCAATGGTTGCTTGACTTGAGCTTCAGCTTCAACTTCAACTTCATCTTCAACCTGATCAGGCAGCATCTCATCAGAGCTTGATGCCTTGCGGCACCTCCTGCTCGACGACCCCTCGTATCCATGACGACGACCAGGCGCAGGTGCAGAGTGATTTGCAGAGTTTGCGCCGCCGCTGTGCCCCTGGGTGACCATCTCTTGGTCAACTTGCAGAGATGCGTCTACCTGCAGGTGCCAGCGTTCGTTGATCCCTTGGAACCGGAAAGTATCCCGGATGGCCATGGAGTCGGCGAGGTGGAACCACGAGCCTCCCTGGTCGACCTGCTCAAGGCAGCAGCAGAGCAGCAACATTGATCAGCGGAGCGGCCATGTTAAAATTCATGGATCGGACGAATTCCATGATGAATTGGACAGTGATGCAAGCATACCTTGATGGATTGGACGGCGATCTGGCCAAGGTGGGGAAAAGATGCGGCGTGCTCGTGGCTCACTATGCCTGGTACAAACCAATCCACACCCGAAAAAGAACATTAATTGAAGATTGGGGTttttcgccgcaagaaagaagaagaagaggattgGGGTTTTGTCAGCTCAGGCCGAATTGATTCGACTCGATTTGCAATTGCAACCAAGAGAAAGAATTAAAATGCCAAGATCTGTTCTAGAGGCAGGAGGATTGGTTCATTCGTCGTAGCTTGAAGCCGGCCAAGCAGCCAGCCAGGTAGACAAGCAAGAACAGCTCAAAGAAAATGGTACGTACGCTTGAGATCGGCGACGGTGGTGGACGACGCGGGGAAGGAGACGGCGAGGCGGGTGCCGAGGCTCATCTCGAGGAACACCGTCGCGACGTCGCCGGCGGCCATCGGTTCCCCTTTTACTTCCCGAAATGGCAATTCCTCTCCCCTTCCTTTGGCTAGCTCCGTGTGCGCGCGCGTGAGtgagtgggagagagaggaggccgaggagtgaggaagggaggggagggaagggaTGGGCACGTGAGCGGCTCTGTTCTTGTACACTTTGCATTCAGCTCAAGCATGCTCTCAAAATTCGCTTCAGAACCCCCTTCTGTTCAACTAGTGAAAACTTTCTACCCAAAGTAAAACTTTTGTTTAATTTCAGAGATCGTATCTGTCT comes from Triticum aestivum cultivar Chinese Spring chromosome 5B, IWGSC CS RefSeq v2.1, whole genome shotgun sequence and encodes:
- the LOC123116544 gene encoding uncharacterized protein, coding for MAAGDVATVFLEMSLGTRLAVSFPASSTTVADLKRIVSHEHAASFPHLGQIAVQSIKVDQGGSWFHLADSMAIRDTFRFQGINERWHLQVDASLQVDQEMVTQGHSGGANSANHSAPAPGRRHGYEGSSSRRCRKASSSDEMLPDQVEDEVEVEAEAQVKQPLPAKGERSSDGAVKDTEQGAWGRRLRPRTQVTKTPITLSSSSSSSSSDSEETDTNTVGGSSESEEMDINTVDAPAPHTPTPQFVVELKKCHFVKQNGQYLNVPMEFGVVHRYTEKKKVLLRMGGESWAVNLKHGLTPTGRPRTSLRYGWDQFRVDNRLRAGETCFFRALPGDDGGDHHVLKVEVRRLDGSYAT